In Rhodovulum sulfidophilum DSM 1374, the following are encoded in one genomic region:
- a CDS encoding 3-hydroxybutyryl-CoA dehydrogenase, giving the protein MDVKTVGIVGAGQMGNGIAHVFALAGYEVRLNDISADALDRALDTIGHNLDRQVSREKITETEKRDALGRIAITTALTDLGACDLIIEAATEREAVKTAIFEELQPHLTPTTILTSNTSSISITRLASRTDRPEKFMGFHFMNPVPVMQLVELIRGIATDEETYRSLLKVVETLGKTAASAEDFPAFIVNRILMPMINEAVYTLYEGVGSVRSIDESMRLGANHPMGPLELADFIGLDTCLAIMNVLHEGLADTKYRPCPLLTKYVEAGWLGRKTHRGFYDYRGETPVPTR; this is encoded by the coding sequence ATGGACGTGAAGACGGTCGGGATTGTCGGTGCGGGCCAGATGGGCAACGGGATCGCCCATGTCTTCGCGCTGGCGGGCTACGAGGTCAGGCTGAACGACATTTCGGCCGACGCGCTGGACCGGGCACTGGACACCATCGGCCACAATCTGGACCGCCAGGTCAGCCGCGAGAAGATCACCGAAACCGAGAAGCGCGACGCGCTCGGCCGGATCGCGATCACCACGGCGCTGACCGATCTGGGTGCCTGCGACCTGATCATCGAGGCCGCCACCGAACGCGAAGCCGTCAAGACCGCCATTTTCGAAGAGCTGCAGCCGCACCTGACGCCGACCACCATCCTGACCTCGAACACTTCCTCGATCTCGATCACCCGCCTTGCCAGCCGCACCGACCGGCCCGAGAAATTCATGGGGTTCCACTTCATGAACCCGGTTCCCGTGATGCAGCTGGTCGAGCTGATCCGGGGCATCGCCACGGATGAGGAGACCTATCGCTCGCTGCTGAAGGTGGTGGAAACGCTCGGCAAGACCGCGGCCTCGGCCGAGGATTTTCCGGCCTTCATCGTCAACCGCATCCTGATGCCGATGATCAACGAGGCAGTCTATACGCTTTACGAGGGCGTGGGCTCGGTCAGGTCCATCGACGAGTCGATGCGGCTTGGGGCGAACCATCCGATGGGGCCGCTCGAACTGGCGGATTTCATCGGGCTCGACACCTGCCTCGCGATCATGAATGTGCTGCATGAGGGGCTGGCCGACACCAAGTACCGGCCCTGCCCGCTGCTGACCAAATATGTCGAGGCGGGCTGGCTCGGCCGCAAGACCCATCGCGGGTTCTACGACTATCGCGGCGAGACGCCGGTTCCCACGCGCTGA
- a CDS encoding lysophospholipid acyltransferase family protein: MHGQSAAEPPHDARELSYARTFPDPLRAQTIRAIEILTGKLTLLRLLRDFEARGVPRGQAFWRQALDVMGIRVATPPEQVARIPREGPLVIVANHPHGLVDGMVLAELVGRVRRDYKILTRSLLTDVDEVAEFMIPVPFPHAEDARERNLEMRRAAMDHLGQGRAVVLFPAGVVASSQTFFGPAVEALWNPFTAKLIQRSGAQVLPVRFQGQNSRWYQIANRLSPTLRQGLLLHEVVHALNRPQAPAVGAPIGRDEIEPWARDPRGFMAWLRARTLALT, from the coding sequence ATGCATGGCCAGTCCGCGGCCGAGCCGCCCCATGACGCGCGCGAGCTCTCTTATGCCCGCACATTTCCCGATCCGCTTCGCGCCCAGACGATCCGGGCCATCGAGATCCTGACCGGCAAGCTTACGCTGCTTCGGCTGCTCCGCGACTTCGAGGCCCGCGGCGTGCCCCGGGGGCAGGCGTTCTGGCGGCAGGCCCTCGACGTGATGGGCATCCGGGTCGCGACCCCGCCCGAGCAGGTGGCGCGGATCCCGCGCGAGGGGCCGCTGGTGATCGTGGCGAACCACCCGCATGGGCTGGTCGACGGCATGGTGCTGGCCGAACTCGTGGGGCGGGTGCGGCGCGACTACAAGATCCTGACCCGCTCGCTGCTGACCGACGTCGACGAGGTGGCCGAATTCATGATCCCGGTGCCCTTTCCCCATGCCGAGGATGCGCGCGAACGCAATCTCGAGATGCGACGTGCCGCGATGGACCATCTCGGTCAGGGCCGCGCCGTGGTGCTGTTTCCGGCCGGGGTCGTGGCGTCCTCGCAAACATTCTTCGGTCCCGCGGTCGAGGCCCTCTGGAACCCCTTCACCGCCAAGCTGATCCAGCGCTCGGGCGCACAGGTGCTGCCTGTCCGCTTCCAGGGACAGAATTCACGCTGGTACCAGATCGCGAACCGGCTGTCGCCGACGCTGCGCCAGGGGCTGCTGCTGCACGAGGTCGTTCATGCGCTGAACCGGCCCCAGGCCCCGGCGGTCGGTGCGCCGATCGGCCGCGACGAGATCGAGCCCTGGGCCCGCGACCCGCGCGGTTTCATGGCCTGGCTTAGGGCGCGCACTCTGGCGCTGACCTGA
- a CDS encoding HPr family phosphocarrier protein: protein MTSNRVTRIFEIVNEKGLHARASAKFVECVEEHDATAEVLRDGMSASGDSIMGLLMLAASKGTAIEVSTHGPEALKLADALERLVATRFGEDM, encoded by the coding sequence TTGACCAGCAACAGAGTGACCCGAATTTTCGAGATCGTGAACGAGAAGGGGCTGCATGCCCGGGCCTCGGCCAAGTTCGTGGAATGTGTCGAAGAACATGACGCAACGGCAGAGGTGCTTCGCGACGGGATGAGCGCGTCGGGCGATTCCATCATGGGGCTGCTGATGCTCGCGGCCTCGAAGGGCACCGCCATCGAGGTCTCGACCCATGGGCCCGAGGCGCTGAAGCTCGCCGATGCGCTGGAACGGCTGGTCGCGACCCGGTTCGGCGAAGACATGTAG
- a CDS encoding PTS sugar transporter subunit IIA, with product MIGIVIVAHGGLAREYLAAMEHVVGPQPGIRAIAIAPDDDRAAKQDEICRAADEVDEGGGVVVVTDMFGGSPSNLSIRACAPGDRKILYGANLPMLIKLAKSRRMSVSDATASALAAGRKYIDSFDAGGL from the coding sequence GTGATCGGAATCGTCATCGTCGCGCATGGGGGCCTGGCCCGGGAATACCTGGCTGCCATGGAACACGTCGTGGGCCCTCAGCCCGGGATTCGTGCCATCGCGATCGCTCCCGATGACGACCGTGCCGCCAAGCAGGACGAGATCTGCCGTGCCGCCGACGAGGTCGACGAGGGTGGCGGCGTCGTGGTGGTGACCGACATGTTCGGCGGCTCTCCCTCCAACCTCTCGATCCGTGCTTGCGCGCCCGGTGATCGGAAAATCCTTTATGGCGCCAACCTGCCGATGCTGATCAAGTTGGCCAAGTCGCGCCGGATGAGTGTCAGCGATGCCACCGCCTCGGCGTTGGCGGCCGGGCGCAAATATATCGACAGTTTCGACGCAGGCGGCCTGTGA